The nucleotide window GCCGGGATTCATCGACATCCACACGCACAGCGACGTCGGAATCCTCGTCGAGCCGACGGCGGAGTGCGCGGTCCGCCAAGGCGTGACGACGCACGTGATCGGGAATTGCGGCGACTCGCCCGCCCCGATCGGGGAGGCGTACCGCGACCTCGCAGTACGGCGCTTCGAGTACTACGCCGAGGCGAAAGAGTGGACCTGGTCGACGTACGGCGAGTATCTCGATTTCATGGGGCGCCACGGCGTCGGCATCAACATCGCGGGGCTCGTCGGGCACGGGAGTGTGCGGCTAGCGGTGATGGGCTTCGAGGAGAGGCCACCGAGGACGGAGGAACTGCGCGCGATGAAAGCCCACGCGGACGAAGCGATGCGCGCGGGGGCGTTCGGCATGAGCACGGGCCTCGTTTACCCGCCCGGATGCTTCGCGGCGACGGACGAAATCGTCGACCTCGCGAAGGTCGTCGCCCGCCACGGAGGCTTCTACGCGTCACACATCCGCGGGGAACGAGAGACGATCGTTGAGGCGGTCCGGGAGTGCATCGAGATCGGAGAGCGCGCGGGTTGCCCCGTCCAGATCAGCCACAACAATCCGAAGTACGGCGGCCTCAGCAAGTCCGGAGAAATCCATGCGCTGTGGGAGGCGGCGCGGGCGCGCGGCGTCGACGTCCTTGCGGACAACGACGCGCACACGGACTTCGGTCCTCCACTGAGCCACGCGCTCCCCCAGTGGACGCAGAAGCTCACGACGGACGAGCTCGTCGCGATGTTGCGGGACCCCGCGAAGCGGGAGGCGCTCAGGGCGGAGACGAAGGCGGACAAGCGTCCCGGCGCCGGATACGTCGGCCTGTTGGTCCACGAACAATTCGACCGGATCTGGCTCTTGCGGTGTCCGAGCGATCCGACGAAGGAAGGCATGACGATCGCGCGACTCGCCGAGCGGCGTGGCGTGGACCCGTGGACCGCGTTCTTTGACGAGATCGTCGAGGAGCGGGACCGTGCGGTGGGGTTGTTCGACTACATGGACCTCGAGGAGATCAAGGGGACGCTGAAACATCCTCTCGTCATGATTTGTTCGGACGGCTGGGTCGCGCCGAAAGACCAGCGGACCTCGCCGACGGCGCCCTACCAGCCGTGCACGTACGGCGAGTTTCCGGGCGTCCTCGAGCGGTTCGTCGTCAAGGAGCCGGTCTTGCGCCTCGAGGAGGCGATCCACAAGATGACGGGCTTACCCGCCGCCCGGCTCGGAATCCAAGACCGCGGGCTCATCCGCGAAGGGTTTTGGGCAGACCTCGTCGTCTTCGACCTGATGCGTCTCCGAGATCGGGCGACAAACCTCTGGCCCCACGCCCATCCGTTCGAAAACTATCCGCACGGCTTTCCGGAGGGCATGGAAACGGTCCTCGTGAACGGGCAGCCAGCCGTGGATGAAGGCAGGCCGACGGCCGTCCTTGCGGGCAAGGTCCTGCGGCGCGGCGAGTGGCGGGCGCGTCAAGCTTCCGCCTTCGCGTCTCAGCCTCGATAACGAAGGCACAGCCTTCATACCCGAGGAAGACCGACTCGCGCGCGTGGAGCTCAGCGGAGTCCTGAAGGCGAAAATCTGCCTGATTGGCGAAGCCGCGGTCGGCAAGACCTCCCTGATCCGCCGATACGTCGAAGACGCGTTCGACGACCGCTACATCTCGACGCTGGGAAGCAAGGTGAGCGTCAAGAGGATCTGGCTCACGCAGAAGAAGGATCCGTCGAAGCAACTCGAGGTCCAGCTGAGCATCTGGGACTTGATCGGCGAGCGATCGTACTTGGAGACCCTCCATCAGGAGTACCTGCGCGGCGCGCAGGGCCTCATCGCGGTCTGCGACGTGACGCGCTACTCGACCTTCGAGGCGCTCGACGAGTGGATCCGACGGTCGCTCTTGATCAGCGGAGAGGTCCCGCTTGCGGTCGTCGTGAACAAGGCGGACCTCAAGGACCAAGTCATGGTCCTCTACGACGCGGACGAGCCGCGGCAGAAGGCGGAGAGGTACGGCGGGTTCGCGACGTGGGCCAGCGCCAAGAGCGGGGAGAACGTGAATCCGATCTTCGGACGCCTTGCGCTGGACGTCGTGCGTAAGATCGCAACGGCGGATGCGGTCTGACGCGTCCGCGGCTCACTCCCACCGGAACAACTTCACCGCGAGGGCGAAGACGGCCGCGGCGAAGAGCCCGAGGACCCCGAGGTCGACCGCGATCTCCGCGAACCCGGCGCCGCGGATCATGACGGCGCGCAGGGCGTCGGAGAAGTACGTGAGCGGCATCATGTACGCGATGACCTGGACGGCATCGGGGAGCCTCTCGATCGGGATGAACACTCCGCCGAGGAAGAACATCGGGAACGTCACGAGGCCCGTGAGGTTCTCCGCGCTGTCCGCGCTCCTCGAGACGGACGACACGAAGAACCCGAGGGAGATGAACACGAACGCGCCGAACAACGCGGCGACGATCAGGATGACGATGTTCCCGACGATGTGCACGCCGAAGGCGAAGACGGCGAGGGAGAGCAGCAGGCCGAGCTGCACGAGGCTGATCAGCAGCGCGGGGACGATGCGCCCCGCGAGGATGTAGGCCGCGCCCGCCGGCGTCGCGTGAAGCCGCTTCAGGATGCGCTTCTCTCGCGACGACACGATGAACAGGGCGAGGCCGTACACCCCGCTCTGCATGATCGCCATCGCGGTAATGCCGGGCGCGAGGAAATCGATGTAGTCGAGCGACTGGGCGTTCACCGCCTCGGCCGACACGTCGAGGGTCGTCCGGGCGGCAACGAACCGTTCGAAGAACGTGGCAGAGACCTCGCGCACCGCTTGGAAGGCGACCTGGCCGGAGCCTTGCTCGTCGATCCCCCAGTATGCGATCAGCGCGAAGCTCCCGTTTGGGTCCCCCGTGCCGTTTCTCTCGCTGTCCATGAAGGCGCCGAAGCCTGCAGGCACGATGACGAAGATATCGAGCGTGCCGCCTTTGACCGCCGAGAGCCCCGCATCCTGACTCGTGTAGTTGGCGACTTGGAACGGGAGGGACTTGTTCGCGAAGGTGGTCCAGAGGGCCGTCGACCACGCGGTCCGGTCGTCATCCATGATGCCGACGTGGAACCGAACGGGGTCCGCGCGGCCGAACCCGAGGCCGAGGAGGCCCATGAAGATGATCGGAAACAGGATCGCCCAGACGAGGGTCGCGCGGTCCCGGAGGAACATCCGCAGGTTTGCGCCGACCCACCGGTGGAATCCGCGGGGCGTCCTCATTCGCGGATCCGCCTCCCCGTGAGCTGCAGGAAGACGTCCTCGAGGGACGCGTTCCGCACGTGGAAGTCCTCGATGCCCATGCCGCGATTCCGCGCGTACTCGAACACGGCGGTGAGCGTCGTCTCGAGCTGTCGCGTGTACAGCGTCACGCGGCCGTCCTCGACGTTCATCTCCTCGACGCCGGGCAGCGTCCCGAACGCGGACGAGTCCCCGTCGGCGGCGAACTCGACCGCATCGCGCTGCTCGAGGTTGTGGATGAGGTGCTCGGGTTCGTCGAGCGCGAGGAGCTTCCCGTGGTCCATGACGCCGACTCGATGGCAGAGCCGCTCCGCCTCTTCCATGTAGTGCGTCGTGAGCATGATCGTCTTCCCCCTGTCTCGAAGTTTCGCGATGACGTCCCAGAGGCTGCGCCGCGCCTGCGGGTCGAGGCCCGTCGTCGGCTCATCGAGGAACACGAGCTCCGGATCGTTGACGAGGGCGAGGGCGACCGCGAGCCGCTGCTTCTGGCCTCCGGACAGCTTCTCCGTCCACTCGTCCGCCTTCTCCTCTAGGTTGACGAGGGTCAGCAGCGCGTGCGCGGACAGACTTCGCGGATACATTCCCCCGAAGACCTCGAGCGTTTCCCGCGCCGTGAGGCGTTCGAAGAGCGCGGTCGCTTGGAGCTGCACGCCGATGCGCTCACGGATCTTGCGACGATCCGTGCGGAGGTCGAGGCCCGCCACCCGGATCTCGCCCCGGTCCGCCTTACGAAGGCCTTCGAGGATCTCCCACGTCGTCGTCTTGCCGGCCCCGTTCGGGCCGACGAGCCCGAAGACCTCGCCCTTGCCGACCGAGAACGAGATGCCGTCGACGGCGCGAAGATCGCCGTACGACTTCGTCAGGTCGCGCACGGTCACGATGTCGGCCATGCCACGTCGCGAACTCGAAGGTACGACATAAAGATGTGGCGGCGAGGCCGCGGTCGGGAAGACGTCCCTCGTCCGGCCGTACGTGCACGATGGGTTCGAGGATTGCTACGTGTCCGTCGCTGCGGAGGGACGCTGTCTCGTGGATGCCGCCCGTCCGGGCCGCGGCGCGGTGTTCAGAGAGGCCCCACGGCCGTGGGGAGGAAGAGCCCGACCAACGCGGCGAGGATCCACACGACGACCGCGATGAGGATCGCTTTGAGCCAGCCAATCGTGTACAGGCTCCGCAGCGCGAGCAGCCACACGAAACCGCCGATGACGGCCGCCAACAGGCCACCGAGGAAGTAGTCGACGACCGTGTAGATGATCGTCCCGACGATTGCGGCGAGGAAGGCCGTCCCGATGCCTTCGCGCTCGTGGAACAACTTCGTGACGACGAAGATGATAATCGTCGAGACGATGAGCCTCGCAATGAAATAGACCGCCGTGGCCAGGGGGGAGGGCGCCGCCATGGCGAGTTCGATGGAACGCCAGCGCTTAGACTTTCCGTGGCGGATGGCGCAGGTCCAACATCCCATCCATCCCCAGCGACCGAACCTTGGGCGCTGAGAACCGACCAACCAAGCACACAAACGGCGAACGTGGGACGGTAAGGAGCGAAAAGGGATTTATGGGAGCGCGTCCACAAAACTCTGGAGGCAATTCTTTGGGTATTAGCATCGGTGGAACGGCACTGGGCGTCTTCCGACGGCTTGGGATCACGGGGAATGCCGCAGCGATCCTCATGATCCTGTCGGGCGTCCTCATCATCGTCTTCCCGTGGATCGTCGCGTACGTCATCGGGTTGTATCTGATCGTGGCCGGTGTGCTCATCCTCGCGGGCCACAGTGCGTTGCCCGGAAAGGCGTAGGGAGGTTGGGTTCGGCAGGCGCCGCGGCGCGGTTTCCCGCCTCCGCGCGGACCGGCCGATCAACGGTTCCAGTCTCCGACGCAGAGCGTCGCGGCATCGGTCGCACGGCCCGTGCCGACGCGGCAATCTGGGGGACGCCCAACGGCCCCTAGGAAGTCGAATGGGCTCGACCGGATTCGAACCGGTGACCTTCGCCATGTCAAGGCGATGTCATAGCCGCTAGACCACGAGCCCGCGGCGCGGCCTAACCGCGCAGCACCCTTAAGGCTTTCTCCGGGAAGCGCCTCACTTCGACAACGCCGAGACGATCGCGCGACAGAAGGCCGGCAGGTCATCGGGGAACCGAGACGTGATGAGGTTTCCGTCGACCACACACTCCTTGTCGACCCACTTCGCGCCCGCGTTGCTGCAGTCGTCCCGGACGCTGGCGTAGGACGTCATCTGCCGGCCCTTCACGATCCCGGCGCTGATCGGCACCCAGGCCGCGTGGCAGATCGCCGCCACGACCCTGCCGTCGTCGTCCATCGCTCGGACGAAGTCGAGGATCTCCTTGTGCCGCCGCATCTTGTCGGGTCCTGCGACGCCGCCCGGGATGACGACGGCGTCGAAGTCTTTCGGATGGAGGTCCGAGGCCGCCGCGTCGACCTCGCACGGGTACCCGTGCTTCGAGTTGTACGTCCGCTTCTCGTGCCCCGCGAGGACGACCTCCGCACCTTCCTCGATCAAACGGTAGTACGGCACCCAGAGCTCGAGGTCCTCGTAGCCGTCCTCCGCGAACTCGACGATCCGCTTGCCACCCAGCGTCATGAGGGACCGAACGCGGATCGAATCCAAATCCCTTGCGTCGCCGCAGGACGAGGGACGGAACCGTAACGGATATGAGCCGCCATCGCCTCGCACGGGGCGCTCCGAGGTTGCACGCGATGACGTCGAAGGACAACTTCGAGTTCGCCCACGAACACCGGACGCAGGTGGCGTGGATGTCGCAGAACACGAACACGCTCCCCGTCCACCCGGCGATCCTGGAGGCGATCCGCCGAGGCGTCGACGAGAGGGAGTTCAACCTCTATCCGCGGAAAGCCGGGGTCTTCGGGCTTCCGGAGGCGATCAGGGAGGATCTCGGCCTCGACGAGGCCGACATGATCCTCACGAACGGCGGGATCGAGGGGGAGTACATCGCGACCCGGGCCCTCCTGAAGCCGGGCGACGAGGCCCTGTCGACCGACCCTGCATTCCTGCCGATCCACGACCAGGTCGCGATGGCGGGCGCGCGGGCGATCGAGGCGGACATCTACCGCAAACCGTACATCCTCACGCCGGACCTCGCCCTCGAATCGCTGACGCCCGCGACGAAGATGCTCCTGATGATCGACCCGAACAACCCGCTCGGCTCCGGCTACGCGCGCTCGCAGGTGAAGGGCCTCGCCGAGATCGCGAGCGACCACGGCCTCTGGCTCATTGACGACATCACGTACCGGGACTTCAACGCGGATCACGTCCTCGCGACGGACTTCTATCCGGAGAAGGCTCTCCTGTCGTATTCGTTCAGCAAGGGGCCCGGCCTCGCGGGCATGCGGATCGGCGCGATCCTCGGATCGCCGGACGCGATTCTGGCGCTCCGGAAGTACGACACGAACGTCCTCGGCGTGAACGTGCTCGCGCAACGAGCGGCGCTCGCGGCCCTCCGCTCGAAGAGCGAATGGCTCCCCGAGGTGCGGCGGGTGGTCGAGCGCAATCAAGAGACGATCCGACGGTCCGTCGCGAAGGTCGACGGTGCCTCGCTCCCGGTCTTCCCGTCGAAGGCGAACATGTTCGTCATCGACCTCGCGCCGACGGGCGTGAATCCAGAAACCGTCGAGGAGCGCCTGCTGTTCGACCATTACGTGCACACGCGTGCGGGATCGTACCTCTCGAAGAAGCACGGCGGCAAATTCCTCCGCGTCTCCTTCACGGTCTCGGAGGCGGACTGCAAGCGCTTCGCCGACGCCTTCCTGGCCGTCGTGGACGAACTCGCCGCGTGACGCGACAGGCTCATAGCCCCGGACGGCCCTGGGGAACCGGTCGCATGGGATTCTTCCAACAACTCGCGGGCCGCGTCGAGGAGTTCGCCGCGGCGGGCGGCAAGTTCGCGGATGCGTTCGTGCGGACGGCCGGCGCCACGGTCTCCGGCGCGCTCGTGTTCGTAGACCGGGAGATCGGATACGCGGCCAAGGCGGCGAAGAAACGGAGCGCCTCGAAGGCGGAAGGCCGCAAGCGTCCGACGGGCAAGTGAGGATTCCGAGCGCGACGGCGGATCGTTGTCGAGCGGATATGGACCCTTACGGACCGGTTTCTGGGAACTCCAACGGTGCCACGGGCATCGACGCGGGCTCCCGTCGGCGTGGCGCATGTCTCTTCGGCTTCGGGACCTTGCTCTTCTCCTGCGGCGGATGCCGAAGGTGGGCCTCGGCCTTGTTGATGTCCTCGAACTCCGCGTCGCAGGTGCATCGGTAGACGGTCTTCTGTTCCATGTGGATGCTGTGCGCTTTCATGTCGTCCGACCGATTCAGCATCCGGGCCTCGGGCACTTATAGTATTGCGACCGGATATCACATTTTAGAAGGAACCATGGGCGCTCATCCATGCGAACGGGCGCATCGAGGGTGGCTCGTTGATCGACCTCCCCGGCCGCGAAAGCTACTTAGCGGTCCGCGACCCTAACTGCGCAGACCAAGGGAGGATCGCGTGGGCAAGTCCGAATACCTGAACTACGTGAACGGCGCGTGGGTCCCGTCCCACACGGATGCGACGTACACGGTGACCAACCCCGCGACGGGCGGGAAAATCGCCGTCGTGCCGCAAAGCGACGTCGAAGACACGCGCGCCGCGATCGACGCGGCCCGGGAGGCGTTCGACAAAGGCACGTGGCCTCGGATGACGCCGGGGGACCGCGCGGCCGCGCTGTTCAAGCTCGCGAACCTGATCGAAGCGGACATGGATCGGCTCGCGCCCCTCGAGACGCAGAACCAGGGCAAGACGATCAAGCAGGCGCGGGACGGAGACCTCCCCTTCTCCGTGGACAACTTGCGGTTCATGGCGGGCGCCGCGCGCACCCTGACGGGCCAGGCGTCCATGGAGTACGCCTACGGCGCGACGAGCGTGATCCGCCGGGAGCCGATCGGCGTGATCGGCCAGATCACCCCGTGGAACTATCCGTTCATGATGGCGATCTGGAAGCTCGCGCCGGCGCTCGCCGCCGGGAACACCGCGGTCCTGAAGCCCGCGAGCCTCACGCCGCTCACGACCCTCGAACTCGGCAAGCTGATCGAGAAGGCGGGCATCCCGCGCGGGACCGTGAACCTGATCACCGGCCCCGGCGCGGTCGTCGGGAACGAACTCGCCTCGAGCGAGAAGGTCGACATGATCTCCCTGACCGGCGACACGGCGACCGGCAAGGACATCATGGGCGCCGCGAGATCGAACGTGAAGCGGCTCCACCTGGAACTCGGGGGCAAGGCGCCGTTCATCGTCTTCGAAGATGCGAACATCGCGGCCGCGGCGGAAGGTGCCGT belongs to Thermoplasmata archaeon and includes:
- a CDS encoding type 1 glutamine amidotransferase domain-containing protein; amino-acid sequence: MTLGGKRIVEFAEDGYEDLELWVPYYRLIEEGAEVVLAGHEKRTYNSKHGYPCEVDAAASDLHPKDFDAVVIPGGVAGPDKMRRHKEILDFVRAMDDDGRVVAAICHAAWVPISAGIVKGRQMTSYASVRDDCSNAGAKWVDKECVVDGNLITSRFPDDLPAFCRAIVSALSK
- a CDS encoding pyridoxal phosphate-dependent aminotransferase, producing the protein MTSKDNFEFAHEHRTQVAWMSQNTNTLPVHPAILEAIRRGVDEREFNLYPRKAGVFGLPEAIREDLGLDEADMILTNGGIEGEYIATRALLKPGDEALSTDPAFLPIHDQVAMAGARAIEADIYRKPYILTPDLALESLTPATKMLLMIDPNNPLGSGYARSQVKGLAEIASDHGLWLIDDITYRDFNADHVLATDFYPEKALLSYSFSKGPGLAGMRIGAILGSPDAILALRKYDTNVLGVNVLAQRAALAALRSKSEWLPEVRRVVERNQETIRRSVAKVDGASLPVFPSKANMFVIDLAPTGVNPETVEERLLFDHYVHTRAGSYLSKKHGGKFLRVSFTVSEADCKRFADAFLAVVDELAA
- a CDS encoding ABC transporter ATP-binding protein, whose protein sequence is MADIVTVRDLTKSYGDLRAVDGISFSVGKGEVFGLVGPNGAGKTTTWEILEGLRKADRGEIRVAGLDLRTDRRKIRERIGVQLQATALFERLTARETLEVFGGMYPRSLSAHALLTLVNLEEKADEWTEKLSGGQKQRLAVALALVNDPELVFLDEPTTGLDPQARRSLWDVIAKLRDRGKTIMLTTHYMEEAERLCHRVGVMDHGKLLALDEPEHLIHNLEQRDAVEFAADGDSSAFGTLPGVEEMNVEDGRVTLYTRQLETTLTAVFEYARNRGMGIEDFHVRNASLEDVFLQLTGRRIRE
- a CDS encoding Rab family GTPase; amino-acid sequence: MELSGVLKAKICLIGEAAVGKTSLIRRYVEDAFDDRYISTLGSKVSVKRIWLTQKKDPSKQLEVQLSIWDLIGERSYLETLHQEYLRGAQGLIAVCDVTRYSTFEALDEWIRRSLLISGEVPLAVVVNKADLKDQVMVLYDADEPRQKAERYGGFATWASAKSGENVNPIFGRLALDVVRKIATADAV
- a CDS encoding ABC transporter permease, with protein sequence MRTPRGFHRWVGANLRMFLRDRATLVWAILFPIIFMGLLGLGFGRADPVRFHVGIMDDDRTAWSTALWTTFANKSLPFQVANYTSQDAGLSAVKGGTLDIFVIVPAGFGAFMDSERNGTGDPNGSFALIAYWGIDEQGSGQVAFQAVREVSATFFERFVAARTTLDVSAEAVNAQSLDYIDFLAPGITAMAIMQSGVYGLALFIVSSREKRILKRLHATPAGAAYILAGRIVPALLISLVQLGLLLSLAVFAFGVHIVGNIVILIVAALFGAFVFISLGFFVSSVSRSADSAENLTGLVTFPMFFLGGVFIPIERLPDAVQVIAYMMPLTYFSDALRAVMIRGAGFAEIAVDLGVLGLFAAAVFALAVKLFRWE
- a CDS encoding D-aminoacylase codes for the protein MAFDLVVRGGRVLDGTGAPWRIADLGIRRGKIDRIGRLGRVRASREIDASGMYVAPGFIDIHTHSDVGILVEPTAECAVRQGVTTHVIGNCGDSPAPIGEAYRDLAVRRFEYYAEAKEWTWSTYGEYLDFMGRHGVGINIAGLVGHGSVRLAVMGFEERPPRTEELRAMKAHADEAMRAGAFGMSTGLVYPPGCFAATDEIVDLAKVVARHGGFYASHIRGERETIVEAVRECIEIGERAGCPVQISHNNPKYGGLSKSGEIHALWEAARARGVDVLADNDAHTDFGPPLSHALPQWTQKLTTDELVAMLRDPAKREALRAETKADKRPGAGYVGLLVHEQFDRIWLLRCPSDPTKEGMTIARLAERRGVDPWTAFFDEIVEERDRAVGLFDYMDLEEIKGTLKHPLVMICSDGWVAPKDQRTSPTAPYQPCTYGEFPGVLERFVVKEPVLRLEEAIHKMTGLPAARLGIQDRGLIREGFWADLVVFDLMRLRDRATNLWPHAHPFENYPHGFPEGMETVLVNGQPAVDEGRPTAVLAGKVLRRGEWRARQASAFASQPR
- a CDS encoding aminobutyraldehyde dehydrogenase, which codes for MGKSEYLNYVNGAWVPSHTDATYTVTNPATGGKIAVVPQSDVEDTRAAIDAAREAFDKGTWPRMTPGDRAAALFKLANLIEADMDRLAPLETQNQGKTIKQARDGDLPFSVDNLRFMAGAARTLTGQASMEYAYGATSVIRREPIGVIGQITPWNYPFMMAIWKLAPALAAGNTAVLKPASLTPLTTLELGKLIEKAGIPRGTVNLITGPGAVVGNELASSEKVDMISLTGDTATGKDIMGAARSNVKRLHLELGGKAPFIVFEDANIAAAAEGAVAASMVNGGQDCTQAARFIVQDKAYKKFQDTFLERLKTVRLGNPLHRSTDLGPLVSEKQREKVEKYVEIGEDEGAKLAIGGKRPKGTAFDKGWFYEPTAFVDTDPSMRIAKEEVFGPVVNVQRFSTESEAIETANDVVYGLYSSVWTKDVQRAHRVANALRFGAVEINDHLPIVSEMPHGGYKQSGFGKDLSVYSLEEYTEIKHVFIDLTDQVRKPWHYLTFGDPT